A genomic window from Labeo rohita strain BAU-BD-2019 chromosome 6, IGBB_LRoh.1.0, whole genome shotgun sequence includes:
- the igsf8 gene encoding immunoglobulin superfamily member 8, with translation MASWWITFIALLWELQCCLCREVTLPAGPLYRVAGFSLSLPCAVSGYEGPRTQDFEWYLYREDAEGRQIGVVSTRDAGFPYAPFQSRVQAGEVRVERDSGDKARLIIQRLRADDQGRYECYTPSTDTRFQGNYSSSVVVKVIPDTLLITHTRILSGQPVIEGTELQLTCATSVQSDQHTHVSVTFGVRSSRGAESLGHNLREIIAIDRELRVTPGHSGAYGKRYRDGEIAVEKRKGDGGRDLYVLKMSALAPEDSGSYFCEAAQWIRDPDGKWERIAQRTMELGNLTVQPLADTLTVHSVPVGDVSLQPGAPLTLTCQVSGVGAWNRSALLVQWMRRGPAGGVEVEVARVSPDGVVAWGDDVSRAGGGSMEKEADGRFSLRLFSVYPADAGLYRCAVSVYAGRKTPGPTSPATITQRSDWVTVSLKTKEVRVSASVDLPRRPLLKRGSTVTLFCNVSVQTTGASQVEVQWLHKPDDPVKKDGTLSEESTGSRLLATLTYDGLTRIYSNGSDLSVDRMSERSYRLRIFSAVEEDKGHYQCRAEVWSQDPRGGWYNTGAKAESVTVQLYLYARVADLLLLPLVIGVSSALFVGILIIATVTCCFMNRLARQRSRIRK, from the exons AGCTCCAGTGCTGTTTGTGCCGTGAGGTCACTCTTCCCGCTGGGCCGCTGTACCGGGTCGCAGGTTTCTCGCTGTCCCTTCCCTGTGCCGTTTCGGGATACGAAGGCCCGCGGACGCAGGATTTCGAGTGGTACTTGTACCGGGAGGATGCTGAGGGTCGACAAATCGGTGTGGTGTCTACGCGGGACGCGGGCTTTCCATACGCACCGTTCCAGAGTCGCGTACAGGCCGGAGAGGTTCGGGTCGAGAGAGATTCGGGCGACAAAGCCAGGCTGATCATCCAGAGGCTCCGCGCAGATGATCAGGGCCGCTACGAGTGTTACACACCCAGCACTGACACCCGCTTCCAAGGAAACTACAGCTCATCAGTGGTGGTCAAAG TGATTCCAGACACGCTGCTCATAACACACACTCGCATTCTGAGCGGCCAGCCTGTAATCGAAGGCACTGAGCTTCAGCTGACGTGCGCCACATCTGTCCAATCAGATCAGCACACTCATGTGTCCGTCACGTTCGGCGTGCGGAGCAGCAGAGGGGCGGAGTCTCTGGGTCACAACCTGAGAGAGATCATCGCCATCGACCGCGAACTGCGTGTGACGCCGGGCCACAGCGGCGCCTACGGAAAGAGATACCGGGATGGAGAGATCGCTGTGGAAAAGCGGAAGGGGGACGGAGGCCGGGATCTGTACGTGCTGAAGATGAGCGCTCTGGCACCGGAGGATTCTGGGTCGTATTTCTGCGAGGCTGCGCAGTGGATCAGAGATCCGGATGGCAAATGGGAACGCATCGCACAGAGGACAATGGAGCTCGGGAATCTCACCGTTCAACCGCTTG CGGACACGCTGACTGTACATTCTGTACCGGTTGGTGACGTCTCTCTGCAGCCCGGCGCTCCGCTCACCCTCACCTGTCAGGTGTCCGGCGTAGGCGCGTGGAACCGCTCGGCGCTGCTGGTGCAGTGGATGAGGCGTGGGCCGGCGGGCGGCGTGGAGGTGGAGGTGGCGCGCGTGTCTCCCGACGGCGTGGTGGCCTGGGGTGATGACGTCAGCAGGGCGGGAGGCGGCAGCATGGAGAAGGAGGCCGACGGGAGGTTCTCTCTGCGCCTGTTCTCCGTTTACCCTGCTGACGCCGGACTCTACCGCTGCGCCGTGAGCGTCTACGCCGGGAGGAAAACGCCAGGACCGACGAGTCCCGCCACGATAACGCAGAGATCAGACTGGGTCACTGTTAGCCTGAAGACTAAAG AGGTCCGTGTATCTGCCAGCGTTGATTTACCCCGCCGACCGCTCCTGAAGCGCGGCAGCACCGTCACCTTGTTCTGCAACGTGTCTGTGCAAACCACGGGTGCTTCGCAAGTGGAGGTGCAGTGGCTTCACAAGCCGGACGACCCGGTGAAGAAAGACGGTACGCTTTCTGAGGAGAGCACAGGAAGTCGCCTCCTCGCGACTCTGACCTACGACGGCCTCACACGCATCTACAGCAACGGCAGCGATTTGAGCGTGGACCGCATGTCTGAACGCTCCTACAGGTTAAGGATCTTCTCGGCCGTTGAGGAGGATAAGGGACATTATCAGTGTCGAGCGGAGGTTTGGTCACAGGATCCACGTGGCGGATGGTACAACACCGGCGCTAAAGCAGAGTCAGTGACCGTACAACTGTACCTGTATGCACGAG TTGCTGATCTGCTGCTCTTACCGCTTGTGATCGGCGTGTCGTCGGCTCTGTTCGTGGGCATATTGATTATCGCCACTGTGACCTGCTGCTTCATGAACAGACTGGCTAGACAGCGATCCCGCATAAGGAAGTAG